The following coding sequences lie in one Pseudorasbora parva isolate DD20220531a chromosome 18, ASM2467924v1, whole genome shotgun sequence genomic window:
- the dixdc1b gene encoding dixin-A, protein MIASLSKGNLLDVLQEGPNEQQLAAYVSWVNAQLRKKPGLKPVSDLRQDLRDGVVLAHLIEIVAGELLDGIHYVPRDDQEKKQNVEKVLQFVSSKRIRMPQTSARDIVEGNLKSAMRLILALAAHFKPSSSASHRAGASAGRSSTGSSANHRPHSTMAMAQNAAAALAAARQDAARPGRSVFHLRQEWSRGCSGEEDSENPCWSVRALVQQYEGQKGTFEEETGARSTGLSSPSPTHSPKDSISLSDMKAGLLDTLCREKTIKSEDTVKSALCDQAMVSVQDVLAGDCTWEDKLCEQQEQLEREMQEARKMVSSLQALLLHGSLPEDEQEVSLNLGEGVENAEQQLVVIRSRLDQSMEESQDLKRELLRFKQEARNLQGVKDALQQRMAIQESSVLQLKQELLRTGMAKDELAGQNAELQRKLEERSRLLSEYKKELGQKDRLLQQQQLKLEEALRKLTDSSSQQACLQRELEHKESILKELMSHETEELPGSQNNGYSHPPVTTSKPQHGAEELQLVRDALRSLRNSFGGHDPQHHTLDTLEQGVASLMDRLYDLETRHKQDGRSRGKSPGHKSSHSDGDSCPPTSKMAHSHSSPALNSSACTKVLYFTDRSLTPFMINIPKKLGEVTLRDFKDAIDREGNYRYHFKALDPEFGTVKEEVFQDDAVVPGWEGKIVAWVEEDHGQRGT, encoded by the exons CAGCAACTGGCTGCCTATGTGTCTTGGGTTAATGCACAGCTGAGGAAGAAGCCTGGACTGAAACCTGTGAGTGATCTACGACAGGATCTCAGAGATGGTGTGGTCCTAGCACACCTCATTGAGATAGTGG CTGGTGAGCTGCTAGATGGCATTCATTATGTGCCACGGGACGATCAGGAGAAGAAGCAGAACGTTGAGAAGGTTCTGCAGTTTGTGTCGTCCAAACGGATCAGAATGCCACAGACGTCTGCCAGGG ACATTGTGGAGGGGAACCTCAAATCTGCCATGAGGCTCATCCTCGCTTTGGCTGCACATTTTAAACCCTCTTCGTCAGCCAGTCACAGAGCTGGAGCTAGTGCAGGCAGGAGTTCCACTGGCTCCTCGGCCAATCACAGACCTCATTCCACTATGGCCATGGCCCAGAATGCAGCAGCAGCGCTGGCAGCAGCCAGACAGGATGCCGCACGCCCTGGCCGTTCCGTCTTCCATCTAAGACAAGAATGGAG TCGTGGCTGCAGTGGTGAGGAGGACAGTGAGAACCCCTGCTGGAGTGTCCGAGCATTGGTCCAGCAGTATGAGGGACAGAAGGGAACATTTGAAGAGGAGACAGGAGCAAGATCCACTGG CCTCAGTTCACCGAGCCCCACCCACAGTCCCAAAGACTCCATCAGCCTATCAGACATGAAGGCAGGACTGTTAGACACCTTGTGCAGGGAGAAAACTATTAAATCAG AGGACACAGTGAAATCGGCCCTGTGTGACCAGGCCATGGTCTCAGTGCAAGATGTTCTAGCTGGTGACTGCACATGGGAGGATAAACTGTGTGAGCAGCAGGAGCAGCTGGAGAGGGAGATGCAGGAGGCACGGAAAATGGTGTCCAGCCTACAG GCTCTCCTTCTGCACGGTTCACTGCCTGAGGATGAGCAGGAGGTGTCGCTTAATCTGGGTGAAGGAGTTGAAAATGCAGAGCAGCAACTG GTTGTAATAAGAAGTCGCCTTGACCAGAGCATGGAGGAGAGTCAAGATCTTAAG AGGGAGCTATTGAGGTTCAAGCAGGAGGCTCGCAACCTGCAAGGAGTGAAA GATGCTCTTCAGCAGCGTATGGCTATTCAGGAGTCCTCAGTCCTGCAACTCAAACAGGAACTCCTGCGCACCGGTATGGCCAAAGATGAGCTGGCAGGACAaaat GCTGAGCTACAAAGGAAGCTAGAGGAGAGGAGCAGACTTCTAAGTGAATACAAG AAAGAACTTGGCCAAAAAGATCGACTTCTGCAGCAGCAACAGCTGAAGCTGGAAGAGGCACTGCGCAAACTGACAGACAGCAGCAGCCAGCAG GCTTGCCTGCAGAGGGAGCTGGAGCACAAGGAGAGTATTCTCAAAGAGTTAATGAGCCATGAGACGGAGGAG CTTCCTGGCTCACAAAACAACGGCTACTCACACCCACCAGTGACAACATCAAAACCACAACACGGG GCTGAGGAGCTGCAGTTAGTAAGAGATGCTCTGCGTAGTCTGAGGAACAGCTTTGGAGGTCACGACCCTCAGCATCACACTCTGGACACCCTTGAGCAAGGTGTGGCCAGCCTGATGGATCGCCTCTATGACCTGGAAACGCGCCACAAACAGGACGGGAGG AGCCGAGGCAAATCTCCAGGACATAAATCATCTCACTCAGATGGAGACTCCTGCCCTCCTACTTCAA aaatggctcattctcaCAGCAGCCCTGCACTAAACTCATCGGCGTGCACCAAAGTCCTGTACTTTACTGACCGCTCACTCACGCCATTCATGATCAACATTCCCAAAAA GCTTGGGGAGGTCACCTTGCGAGACTTTAAGGATGCCATAGATCGGGAAGGCAATTATCGGTACCATTTTAAAGCACTGGATCCGGAGTTTGGCACTGTGAAGGAAGAG GTTTTCCAAGATGATGCAGTGGTGCCTGGCTGGGAAGGGAAGATCGTGGCCTGGGTAGAGGAGGATCATGGGCAAAGAGG GACCTAA